A window from Athalia rosae chromosome 5, iyAthRosa1.1, whole genome shotgun sequence encodes these proteins:
- the LOC105687239 gene encoding COMM domain-containing protein 7-like produces the protein MNVAPSTILDVDWKFGVTAASSESDRLGKTFLQLKLLVDEGNGKTSNIFTEMNLVQFYKFLHDLEKAKSNLELLQ, from the exons atgaatgtcGCTCCGAGTACGATCCTCGACGTTGATTGGAAATTCGGTG TGACCGCAGCCAGCAGCGAATCGGATAGATtgggaaaaacttttctccaaTTAAAATTGCTGGTCGATGAAGGGAATGGAAAAACTAGCAATATATTCACCGAAATGAACCTCGTGCAGTTTTACAAATTTCTACACGATTTGGAGAAGGCTAAGAGTAACCTTGAACTCTTGCaataa